TTCATTTGTTGGCTTTGATGTAAGATTTTGAGTTAGGGACGATGGGGGCTGATATTCCGCAGCCAGAGTGGTTCCAGGAACCGAAGCTAGACCAAAAGGCAGCAAAAAGCTGGAAAATAAGTGTCTCATCTGAAAAACGGCGAGCAGATAGGAGTATGAAAAATCTAAAATAGAGATTAAATTGAAGAAATTCAACGACAATTGACAACCGTCAGTCCATTCTACTTTCTGTTAAGCGAAGCGTCGCCAGGTTGTTACCAGTGCTGAAACACGATTACATGCAAGTTTCCCAGGATCAGCCTATCTATTCTGAGGCTCCACTCCAGCTGTTACTATTTGTCGATGGACGACCAAAGTCTCGACAACAAGTGCAGCGTATCCGTGCTTACTTAAAAGAATTGCAGGCTGAGTATAACTTTGAACTTCAAATTATCGATGTGGGACAACAACCCTATTTAGCAGAACATTTTAAATTAGTCGCCACACCAGCTTTAATTAAAATTCACCCAGAACCCAGACAGATTATAGCTGGGAGTAATATTATTGCCCAGTTGAAAAACTGGTGGCCTCGCTGGCAAGCGGCTGTGGATGCTTACTTAAAATTGCAAGAAGACTTACAAGAACGAATAGATGACAATAATCGGATGTCATCACCCAAATCAACAATTCGTTCTGTAGCTGTTTCTGCGGAACTGATTAAACTTTCAGATGAAGTTTTTCGCTTAAAACAGGAAAAAGAGAAACTTCAAGAGCAGTTACAATTTAAAGACAGGGTTATTGCCATGCTGGCGCACGATCTCCGCAATCCGCTCACAGCTGCTGCGATCGCCATAGAAACTCTACAGTCTAATTACAACATCGAGATGGGTGCATTTGTGCGGTTGAAACCAGCTATGGCAGCACATTTGTTAAAACAAGCCCGCAATCAAACTAAGACAATTGACCGGATGATCGCTGATCTTTTGCAGGTAGGTCAGGGGAGTGATACAGAACTGCCAATTATACCACAAAAGATGGAACTTGGCAAACTCTGTTTGGAGGTGTTGTCAGAATTGCGCGATCGCTACATTGCCAAATCTCAACAAATAGAAACGGATATTCCCCAAGATTTACCCAAGGTATATGCCGATCCAGAACGTGTGCGCCAAGTACTCATAAATTTGTTGGATAATGCCATCAAATATACACCAGAAGGGGGGAAAATTAGCGTTTCCGGATTACACCGCACAACCCAAAAAATTCAATTTAGTATTAGTGACACTGGCCCGGGAATTCCCTTAGAAAACCGCGATCGCATCTTTGAAAACCACTACAGGCTCAAACGCGATCAAGCCATAGATGGTTACGGCATTGGTCTTTGTTTATGCCAACGCATCATCCAATCACATTACGGACAAATTTGGGTAGATTCCGCTCCCAATGGCGGAGCATTGTTCCAGTTTACACTACCAGTATATCCATCTTAAGTAGAAACACCATTAATCGCCTCTTTACAAGAAACTCGGCAAAAAGATTGTCATCCTTTCAGCCACGAATTCTGCACAATTCGATTGCGCCCCTCTTTTTTTGCTTGGTAAAGTGCCTGATCCGCAGCCATAACCAAATCAGCAGCAGAGGATTCCCAGGTAGGAGTAATAGTCGCAACTCCCATACTAATGGTGACATACGGACTAATCGTAGAATCACTATGAGCAATTTGTAAATTTGTCACAGCAGCTTGCATAGAAGTAGCAACGTAAAATGCCGCAGCAGCATCTGTGTACGGCATAATTACAGCAAATTCTTCACCACCATAACGCGCTACTAAAACTTGATGGTTTTGGGCTGTATAGTTTAAAGTATTACCCACTTCACGGATGCAAATATCTCCGGCTGGATGACCATATTGATCGTTATACAATTTAAAAAAATCAACATCACACAAAATCAGCGATAAAGCAGATTTTTCCTGCGCCGAATTAATCCACTGCGTATTCAGATAATCGTCAAAGCGGCGACGATTAGCCAGCCCAGTTAACCCATCAATGTTGGCCAGATGCTGCAAAGCCTGATTTGCCGCTTCTAACTGTTTATATACTTGCGCTTGTTGCAGTAGTCTACGTAATCGTTGACGCAATACTGCCCAATGAATTGGCTTGGTCAGGTAATCTGTGGCTCCGGCATCAAAAGCCCGGTCTACAGACTCCTGATCATCTAAACTTGTAATCATCAATATGGGGGTGCGTTCCCATAACTTTGAGATCACAGTATTGCCCAAAGGAGATTCAGTATCAAGTTTTTCTAGTGCTGTCATCAAATTGTTTCTGGCAATTTGCAGCAATTGTTTACAGCAAGTGAAGCCATCCATGACAGGCATGATTGCATCTAGTAACACTATATCTGGTTTGACAATTTCATAAGCAACTAAACACTGCTTACCGTCAGCCGCCTCAACGACTCGATAGCCTTCTTTTTCCATAGCTTGACGCAACAGTAATCGGATGGTCTTGTCATCATCAGCCACTAAAATCACTGGAGCTTGCTTAGATTGAGAAAATGGGCTTATGCCTGACATGAGTTGCGTTCCACTGAAAATTAGAGTATCGCGTTAGGGTATATTTGAGAAAACCTGACCCTCATTATTAAATAGCCTGCGAGCGAGAATTGTTTGACAGTAGGCAAATTTCTTGAATAAACTTGATGTTCAGTCGCTTTGCTGTGTCTAAGAAAAGTAAAAAATATTATTGAAAATAGAAATATTTATTTTTACGACAAAAGATAGGTAACTTTTGATGAAGAATACCAGTATACTACCTAAAACATTCTATAAGTATCCAATCTAGATGAATTGGCTGGGCAGATAATGCTGATATTAGCCAGTAGTAAGTAAGACTGTAGTGAACATTTTTCCCTAAAAACAGCCAAAAAATTTCATTGCACAATTCTGTCTGAAAATCACAACCTATTCATAAATTTTTTTAAATGCCAGACTCACTAATGTATCAGCAGGATAATTTTGTCGTACTAGAGACAGACCAGCCAGAACAATTTCTCACAGCAGATGAATTATTAAACAAGCTCAAGCTTGTGCTAGAAAAAATCAGTAATCAGGATTTGCCCACAGATTTACAAAAGTTTGATTCTGTAAATGCTCAAGCCCAATATTTAATTGACACCAGTTGTGAATTAGATGTTGGTCCGGGAAAATATTTGCAGTGGTACGCAGTACGATTAGAAAAGTAGCTTTGCAAGTCTCTCTTACCTGGAAGGCTATCGATCAGCCACATTTCGATCAACAATTGATATCTCCGACAAAGAATGTAGGGACAATACCCTTCTCCTAAGTAGACGCGCGCGGTAAGCGCAGCTATGCCCGTCAGGGCTTTAGGGGAAGCCTATTGTGACCGACGAAAATAATGGGATACAAGCCCCGTCCTTCTAGGACGGCTTTTTATCGATTAAACTTCGTGCAAATCCTTCTATCAATTCGCTAACACTAATACCTCTGCTGTCTGCTTCTTTTTTCATAGTTCCCCAGGCAGTGGGCGTTACTACTATTTGATGTCTTTGTTTCACTTCACTGTGCAAAACTGGCACATTTCTTAGCCTCTTCCTGGTTGTCATATTTAGATATTGTGTATATACTAAATAAATATTAGCAAATTAAAGGAGGTGATTCAAGGGTGTTGGTACTAGAGTACAAGGCAGTGGTTAAATCCAACCAAGTCAAAGCTATAAACGAAGCGATCAGGACAAGTCGGTTTGTGCGTAATAAGGTGTTACGTTATTGGATAGATAATCGCGGTGTTGGCAAAAAAGAACTGTACCAGTACAACACTCAGCTACGCGCAGAATTTGGATTTGTGAAGAATTTAAACAGTCATGCTTGCCAATCATCAGTAGAAAATGTAGAACGTGCTATTAACCGATTCTTTGATAACTGTAAAACCAAAAAACTGGGTAAGAAAGGTTATCCCCGGTTCAAAAAACATAGTCGTTCGGTTGAATATAAAGTATCTGGATGGAAGTTGCACCCATCGAAACGACGGATAACATTTACCGATAAAAAAAGTATTGGTGAACTCAAATTATTGGGCAAATGGGATATTCATGCCTACCCAATCGAATTAATTAAGCGAGTTCGGATTGTGCGTCGTGCTGATGGATATTACGTGCAGTTCTGCGTCAAAATTGATCATCAGCAAGAAGCTCCATCAACTACGTCTGAAATTGGTATCGATGTAGGATTGGAGTATTTCTACTCTGATAGCAACGGCAAACA
This genomic interval from Nodularia sp. LEGE 06071 contains the following:
- a CDS encoding histidine kinase: MLKHDYMQVSQDQPIYSEAPLQLLLFVDGRPKSRQQVQRIRAYLKELQAEYNFELQIIDVGQQPYLAEHFKLVATPALIKIHPEPRQIIAGSNIIAQLKNWWPRWQAAVDAYLKLQEDLQERIDDNNRMSSPKSTIRSVAVSAELIKLSDEVFRLKQEKEKLQEQLQFKDRVIAMLAHDLRNPLTAAAIAIETLQSNYNIEMGAFVRLKPAMAAHLLKQARNQTKTIDRMIADLLQVGQGSDTELPIIPQKMELGKLCLEVLSELRDRYIAKSQQIETDIPQDLPKVYADPERVRQVLINLLDNAIKYTPEGGKISVSGLHRTTQKIQFSISDTGPGIPLENRDRIFENHYRLKRDQAIDGYGIGLCLCQRIIQSHYGQIWVDSAPNGGALFQFTLPVYPS
- a CDS encoding response regulator yields the protein MSGISPFSQSKQAPVILVADDDKTIRLLLRQAMEKEGYRVVEAADGKQCLVAYEIVKPDIVLLDAIMPVMDGFTCCKQLLQIARNNLMTALEKLDTESPLGNTVISKLWERTPILMITSLDDQESVDRAFDAGATDYLTKPIHWAVLRQRLRRLLQQAQVYKQLEAANQALQHLANIDGLTGLANRRRFDDYLNTQWINSAQEKSALSLILCDVDFFKLYNDQYGHPAGDICIREVGNTLNYTAQNHQVLVARYGGEEFAVIMPYTDAAAAFYVATSMQAAVTNLQIAHSDSTISPYVTISMGVATITPTWESSAADLVMAADQALYQAKKEGRNRIVQNSWLKG
- a CDS encoding chlororespiratory reduction protein 7, translated to MPDSLMYQQDNFVVLETDQPEQFLTADELLNKLKLVLEKISNQDLPTDLQKFDSVNAQAQYLIDTSCELDVGPGKYLQWYAVRLEK